A region from the Anaerolineae bacterium genome encodes:
- a CDS encoding MarR family transcriptional regulator, producing the protein MSDFDRVREKFILHWGEMGSLWGINRTMAQIHALLYISPEPLSANAIMEELQISRGNVSMALRELIAWGIVSRVHIKGERREFYITEKDVWKMFRIIARERKKREVDPTIKVLSDSVADLNQLPDSDGQYERAQLKNLLDFFETGVEVFEKLEGQNPQSIIKLLGKALGLKRSIS; encoded by the coding sequence ATGAGCGACTTCGACCGCGTCAGAGAAAAATTTATTTTGCATTGGGGTGAGATGGGTTCACTATGGGGCATCAACCGCACTATGGCCCAAATTCATGCCCTGCTCTACATCTCGCCGGAGCCGCTTTCGGCCAACGCTATTATGGAGGAACTACAAATCAGCCGGGGGAATGTGAGCATGGCCCTGCGGGAACTTATTGCCTGGGGCATTGTCAGCCGGGTACACATAAAGGGCGAGCGCCGCGAGTTTTACATCACCGAAAAAGACGTTTGGAAAATGTTCCGCATCATTGCCCGCGAGCGCAAAAAACGAGAGGTTGATCCCACCATCAAGGTTCTAAGCGACAGCGTGGCCGACTTGAACCAATTACCAGATTCAGACGGCCAATACGAAAGAGCACAACTTAAAAATCTGCTTGACTTTTTTGAAACAGGCGTTGAGGTTTTTGAAAAATTGGAAGGGCAAAACCCGCAAAGCATCATCAAACTTTTAGGCAAAGCCTTGGGCCTAAAGCGATCAATCTCATAG
- the aroF gene encoding 3-deoxy-7-phosphoheptulonate synthase encodes MIIIMDPEATPFEIDNVVAHVEAKGWQTRLSRGSGETIIGLQGQGQPVDPFYLGQLPGVRDTMAITQQFKLASRAFQPEDTTFIIGDVTVGGKQLAIMAGPCSVESREQLLETAYAVKKAGATFLRGGAYKPRSSPYSFQGMGEAGLKLLAEAREATGLPVVTEVMSPTRVALVAVYADVLQIGARNMQNFDLLNAVGRAHKPVLLKRGLSATIEDLLMAAEYILAHGNSRVMLCERGIRTFDNKYARNTFDINAIPLLKELTHLPVIADPSHAIGVRRHVTAITLAGVAAGADGLIIETHPDPDHAASDGAQSLTLPEFAQLMPQVKAMAQAVDRTV; translated from the coding sequence ATGATTATCATTATGGACCCCGAGGCGACCCCGTTTGAAATAGATAACGTGGTGGCCCATGTTGAAGCCAAAGGTTGGCAAACGCGCCTCTCGCGCGGTTCCGGCGAAACCATCATCGGCTTGCAGGGTCAGGGTCAACCCGTTGATCCCTTTTATCTGGGCCAACTGCCCGGCGTGCGCGATACCATGGCTATTACCCAACAATTTAAACTGGCCAGCCGCGCCTTTCAGCCGGAAGATACTACCTTCATCATCGGCGACGTGACCGTTGGCGGCAAACAACTGGCGATTATGGCCGGGCCGTGCAGCGTTGAAAGCCGGGAACAATTACTGGAAACGGCCTACGCCGTCAAAAAGGCCGGAGCCACCTTTTTGCGAGGCGGGGCCTATAAACCCCGCAGCTCGCCCTATAGTTTCCAGGGCATGGGCGAAGCCGGCCTCAAACTCCTGGCCGAAGCCCGCGAGGCCACCGGCCTACCGGTGGTCACCGAAGTGATGTCGCCCACCAGAGTAGCCCTGGTGGCCGTTTATGCCGACGTGCTACAAATTGGGGCGCGTAATATGCAAAACTTTGACCTGCTGAACGCGGTGGGTCGGGCGCACAAGCCGGTGCTGCTCAAACGCGGCCTGTCGGCCACCATTGAAGATTTGCTCATGGCCGCCGAGTACATCCTGGCCCACGGCAACAGCCGGGTGATGCTCTGCGAGCGAGGTATTCGCACCTTTGACAACAAATACGCCCGCAATACCTTTGACATCAACGCTATTCCCCTGCTCAAAGAATTGACCCATCTCCCCGTTATTGCCGATCCCAGCCACGCCATTGGCGTGCGCCGGCACGTTACGGCCATCACCCTGGCCGGTGTGGCGGCCGGCGCCGACGGCCTCATCATCGAAACCCACCCCGACCCCGACCATGCCGCCTCTGATGGAGCGCAATCGCTCACCCTGCCTGAGTTTGCCCAACTTATGCCCCAGGTTAAGGCAATGGCCCAGGCCGTAGACCGGACGGTTTGA
- the pheA gene encoding prephenate dehydratase: protein MPTVAFQGIKGAYSESAIYQFFGADTKTAARKSLAGIFEAVERGQADLGMLPVENALTGSIPLAYELLMERDLRIRAEVILHIQHTLMAAPGVKLAALKRVRSTLASLNQCEKFINRHNLEPETSFDTAGSARDLAHHPQADLGVIASKLAAKIYKLDVLEEAIEDTPFNYTRFFVLGSEDPPRAQRNKTSLIFSARHLPGSLYHCLGEFAERNINLTKIESRPRRNRPWQYLFYLDFEGHWQDPAAEAALLGLLRRAGFVKMLGSYPQATTPHPDIKEAPTIADSAEGGISG from the coding sequence ATGCCAACCGTAGCCTTTCAAGGCATCAAAGGCGCTTATTCCGAAAGCGCCATCTACCAGTTTTTTGGCGCAGACACTAAAACTGCCGCCCGTAAATCTCTGGCCGGAATTTTTGAAGCAGTGGAAAGAGGACAAGCCGATTTGGGCATGCTGCCCGTGGAAAACGCCTTAACCGGCTCCATTCCCCTGGCCTATGAACTATTGATGGAACGCGACCTGCGCATCCGGGCCGAGGTTATCTTACACATCCAACACACCCTGATGGCCGCTCCAGGCGTTAAGCTGGCGGCCCTAAAACGGGTTCGCTCTACCCTCGCCTCGCTCAATCAGTGTGAAAAGTTCATTAACCGCCACAACCTGGAACCAGAAACTTCTTTTGACACCGCCGGCAGCGCCCGTGATTTAGCCCATCATCCCCAGGCCGACCTGGGCGTGATTGCCAGTAAACTGGCGGCCAAAATCTACAAATTGGACGTTCTGGAAGAGGCCATCGAAGACACCCCCTTCAACTACACCCGCTTTTTTGTGCTGGGCAGCGAAGACCCGCCCCGCGCCCAACGCAACAAAACGTCGCTCATTTTCAGCGCCCGCCACCTGCCCGGCTCGCTTTATCACTGCCTGGGTGAATTTGCCGAGCGCAACATCAACCTGACCAAAATCGAATCCCGCCCGCGCCGGAATCGCCCCTGGCAATATCTCTTTTATCTGGATTTTGAGGGCCACTGGCAAGACCCGGCGGCAGAGGCGGCGCTGCTGGGCTTACTGCGCCGGGCCGGTTTTGTCAAAATGCTCGGCTCCTACCCGCAGGCCACCACTCCTCACCCCGATATAAAAGAAGCCCCCACCATTGCCGACAGCGCAGAGGGCGGGATAAGCGGATGA